A stretch of the Dyella telluris genome encodes the following:
- a CDS encoding amino acid permease encodes MNPSTKVIGQWTLVALVIGNIIGSGIFVLPAAMAPYGAASLLGWGVTLCGALALAQVFAWLARSIPNHGGPYAYARSAFGDTVGFMVAWSYWICTWSANAAIAVAFTGSLGALWPAVAATPLRSALCSLAALWICTGITLSGVREAGRVAVVTTLLKLIPLLVFGLIGLVALHAGSYRPFNPGGQSLTGVALSTATLALWALLGLETATVPTGVVKDPLRTVPRATLIGTLVAGVATMLACTVVIGMLPRDQLAASAAPMAAAATHAWGTLAGIGVAMVAVVSCFGTLNGWVLLVAQTTMAAAQDGMFPRAFARVDRRGTPWIGLLVSSVLTSALITANFTRSLVALFTFMILLSTATTLLPYLVTALAWWRLEGGGASWLRRIIAAVAVLFSLWALAGAGAEPLLWGAVLLLAGFPLYLWRRFAMRRAPLAPGPSTTSH; translated from the coding sequence ATGAATCCATCGACCAAGGTGATTGGCCAGTGGACGCTGGTCGCGCTGGTGATCGGCAACATCATCGGCTCGGGCATCTTCGTCCTGCCTGCCGCGATGGCGCCGTACGGCGCCGCCAGCCTGCTCGGCTGGGGCGTAACGCTGTGCGGCGCACTCGCACTGGCGCAGGTGTTTGCATGGCTGGCGCGCAGCATCCCCAACCACGGCGGACCTTACGCGTATGCGCGCAGCGCGTTTGGCGACACGGTCGGCTTCATGGTCGCGTGGAGTTACTGGATCTGCACGTGGTCGGCCAACGCGGCCATCGCCGTGGCCTTCACCGGCAGTCTTGGCGCGCTGTGGCCGGCGGTTGCGGCAACGCCGCTGCGCAGCGCGTTGTGTTCGCTCGCCGCGCTGTGGATCTGCACCGGCATCACGCTCTCGGGCGTGCGTGAAGCCGGCCGCGTCGCCGTGGTGACCACGCTGCTCAAGCTGATTCCACTGCTGGTGTTCGGCCTGATCGGGCTGGTCGCGCTGCACGCAGGTTCCTATCGGCCGTTCAATCCCGGCGGCCAGTCACTGACCGGCGTGGCGCTGTCCACCGCGACGCTGGCGTTGTGGGCGTTGCTGGGGCTGGAAACGGCCACGGTGCCCACTGGCGTGGTGAAAGACCCGCTGCGCACGGTGCCACGCGCCACCCTCATCGGCACGCTGGTCGCCGGTGTCGCCACCATGCTGGCCTGCACCGTGGTGATCGGCATGCTGCCCCGTGACCAGCTGGCCGCGTCCGCCGCACCGATGGCGGCAGCGGCCACGCACGCGTGGGGCACGCTGGCCGGCATCGGCGTGGCCATGGTGGCCGTGGTGTCCTGCTTCGGCACGCTCAATGGCTGGGTGCTGCTGGTGGCACAGACCACCATGGCCGCTGCGCAGGACGGCATGTTTCCGCGGGCGTTCGCACGCGTGGATCGCCGCGGCACGCCGTGGATCGGGCTGCTGGTCAGCAGCGTGCTCACCAGTGCGCTGATCACGGCCAACTTCACGCGTTCGCTCGTGGCCCTGTTCACCTTCATGATCCTGCTGTCCACCGCCACCACCCTGTTGCCGTATCTGGTGACCGCGCTGGCGTGGTGGCGACTGGAGGGAGGCGGCGCTTCCTGGCTGCGCAGGATCATTGCCGCCGTCGCCGTGTTGTTCTCGCTCTGGGCGCTTGCCGGCGCGGGCGCGGAGCCGTTGCTGTGGGGCGCGGTGCTGCTGCTTGCCGGCTTTCCGCTCTACCTGTGGCGACGCTTTGCCATGCGACGCGCGCCACTCGCGCCGGGTCCGTCAACAACATCCCATTGA
- a CDS encoding YajQ family cyclic di-GMP-binding protein — translation MPSFDVISEVDKHELTNAVDQANRELASRFDFKGTDAKFELDAFVITQSAPSEFQLEQMLDILRGRLTSRKIDIRALEVGDAETNLGGSRQKITVKQGIEQPVAKKLVASLKEAKLKVEAQINGDKLRVTGKKRDDLQLAMAVLRKADVELPLQFDNFRD, via the coding sequence ATGCCCTCTTTTGACGTCATTTCCGAAGTCGACAAGCACGAACTGACCAACGCCGTGGACCAGGCCAACCGCGAGCTGGCCAGCCGCTTCGACTTCAAGGGCACCGACGCGAAATTCGAGCTGGACGCGTTCGTGATCACCCAGTCGGCGCCCAGCGAGTTCCAGCTGGAGCAGATGCTGGACATCCTGCGTGGCCGCCTGACCTCGCGGAAGATCGACATCCGCGCGCTGGAAGTGGGCGATGCCGAAACCAACCTCGGCGGTTCGCGCCAGAAGATCACCGTGAAGCAGGGCATCGAACAGCCTGTCGCCAAGAAGCTGGTGGCGTCGCTGAAAGAGGCCAAGCTGAAAGTCGAAGCGCAGATCAATGGCGACAAGCTGCGCGTGACCGGCAAGAAGCGCGACGACCTGCAGCTGGCGATGGCCGTGCTGCGCAAGGCGGACGTTGAACTGCCGCTGCAGTTCGATAATTTCAGGGATTGA
- a CDS encoding 3-deoxy-7-phosphoheptulonate synthase — translation MNPSTDDLRIRSITPLSPPAEVMRDCAASVHAAHTVSASRRALHRILAGKDDRLAVVIGPCSIHDTKAALEYAERLVAQRQQLAGELEIVMRVYFEKPRTTVGWKGLINDPDLDGSFRIDKGLRQARGLLRDIAELGMPAGCEFLDMITPQYIADLVAWGAIGARTTESQVHRELASGLSCPVGFKNGTDGNVKIAVDAVSAASQPHHFMAVTKDGQTAIAATTGNEDCHVILRGGKTPNYDAASVDAACVAIANSGQAARVMIDASHANSLKQPENQLRVIDDIATQLAAGERRIVGVMVESHLVGGRQDLVPGQPLRYGQSITDGCIDWEASVAVLDRLAQAVRERRAARQPTQRTVRVASGC, via the coding sequence GTGAACCCTTCCACCGATGATTTGCGCATCCGTTCCATCACGCCGCTCAGCCCGCCGGCGGAGGTGATGCGCGATTGCGCTGCGAGCGTGCATGCGGCACATACCGTCAGCGCTTCACGCCGGGCACTGCACCGCATTCTTGCGGGCAAGGACGACCGCCTTGCCGTCGTGATCGGCCCGTGCTCCATCCACGACACGAAAGCCGCGCTGGAATACGCCGAGCGCCTCGTGGCGCAGCGACAGCAACTCGCGGGCGAGCTGGAGATCGTGATGCGGGTGTACTTCGAAAAGCCGCGGACCACGGTGGGCTGGAAGGGGCTCATCAACGATCCCGATCTGGACGGCAGCTTCCGCATCGACAAGGGCCTGCGACAAGCGCGCGGCCTGCTGCGCGACATCGCCGAGCTTGGCATGCCGGCCGGTTGCGAATTCCTCGACATGATCACGCCGCAGTACATCGCCGACCTGGTGGCATGGGGCGCCATTGGTGCGCGCACCACCGAGAGCCAAGTGCACCGCGAGCTGGCATCGGGGTTGTCGTGCCCGGTGGGCTTCAAGAACGGCACCGACGGCAACGTGAAAATCGCGGTGGACGCGGTCAGCGCCGCGTCGCAGCCGCATCATTTCATGGCGGTCACCAAGGACGGCCAGACCGCGATTGCCGCGACCACCGGCAACGAGGATTGCCACGTGATCCTGCGTGGCGGCAAGACGCCCAATTACGACGCGGCCAGCGTGGACGCCGCCTGCGTCGCCATTGCGAACAGCGGACAGGCGGCCCGCGTGATGATCGACGCCAGCCATGCCAACAGCCTCAAGCAGCCGGAGAACCAGCTGCGCGTGATCGACGACATTGCCACGCAGCTGGCTGCCGGCGAGCGACGCATCGTCGGCGTGATGGTGGAAAGCCATCTCGTTGGCGGGCGGCAGGATCTGGTGCCTGGGCAGCCGCTGCGCTACGGCCAGAGCATCACCGATGGCTGCATCGACTGGGAGGCATCGGTGGCCGTGCTCGATCGGCTGGCGCAGGCCGTGCGTGAGCGCCGCGCCGCGCGACAGCCAACCCAACGCACCGTGCGCGTTGCGTCGGGTTGCTGA
- a CDS encoding aromatic ring-hydroxylating oxygenase subunit alpha, which translates to MRDLFDDSVLAPQPLDFALTLPARFYTDPRMPQLDARAIFARSWQLVCHQSQVADTGDHVVTEIAGLPLLIVRSDDDTIRAFHNVCRHRAGPIASCDGRGAKALRCRYHGWTYGLDGVLRGAPEMGRTQDFEPSDIRLPEVRVQVWQGLVFVAIGDAPPFREVVAGIDERLGPERSLGHYQFHHRASYDVACNWKVYVDNYLEGYHVPHIHPGLNSLLDYRSYITETAQWYSFQYSPLESASELYGSGEALYYFIHPNTMLNILPSRLQTNRVLPLGVDRCRVEFDFYYPADDSVEAHSRRTRDVEFSDEVQDEDVTICEDVQRGLASGSYDAGRLNPLRENAVHHFHEMVRRAYRESLVDA; encoded by the coding sequence ATGCGCGATCTGTTCGACGACTCCGTTCTTGCGCCACAACCGCTCGACTTCGCGCTGACCCTGCCCGCCCGCTTCTACACCGATCCGCGCATGCCCCAGCTGGACGCGCGCGCCATTTTCGCGCGCAGCTGGCAACTGGTCTGCCATCAGTCCCAGGTCGCCGACACGGGTGATCACGTAGTGACCGAGATCGCCGGCCTGCCCCTGCTCATCGTGCGCAGCGACGACGACACGATCCGCGCCTTCCACAACGTGTGCCGTCACCGCGCGGGACCCATCGCCAGTTGCGACGGTCGCGGTGCCAAGGCCTTGCGTTGCCGCTATCACGGCTGGACTTACGGGCTGGACGGCGTGCTGCGCGGCGCGCCCGAGATGGGTCGCACGCAGGATTTCGAGCCCTCCGACATCCGCCTCCCGGAAGTGCGCGTGCAGGTGTGGCAGGGGCTGGTATTCGTGGCCATCGGCGACGCGCCGCCGTTCCGCGAAGTGGTGGCCGGCATCGATGAACGTCTGGGTCCGGAACGCTCGCTGGGACACTACCAGTTCCACCATCGCGCCAGCTACGACGTGGCCTGCAACTGGAAGGTGTACGTGGACAATTACCTTGAGGGTTACCACGTTCCGCACATCCATCCGGGCCTCAACAGCCTGCTCGACTACCGCAGCTACATCACCGAGACGGCGCAGTGGTATTCGTTCCAGTACAGCCCGCTGGAAAGCGCCAGCGAGCTGTATGGCAGCGGTGAAGCGCTGTACTACTTCATCCACCCCAACACCATGCTCAACATCCTGCCGTCGCGCCTGCAGACCAACCGCGTGTTGCCGCTGGGCGTGGATCGTTGCCGGGTGGAGTTTGATTTCTACTACCCGGCCGACGACAGCGTAGAAGCGCACTCACGCCGCACACGCGATGTCGAGTTCAGCGACGAAGTGCAGGACGAGGATGTGACCATCTGCGAGGACGTACAGCGTGGCCTCGCTTCGGGCTCGTACGATGCCGGCCGGCTGAACCCGCTCAGGGAAAACGCCGTGCATCATTTCCATGAAATGGTGCGTCGCGCCTATCGCGAGTCGCTCGTCGACGCATGA
- a CDS encoding DUF1345 domain-containing protein encodes MSTAPDDTRPHARGFIPFRVLRARPRLMIAGALALTAGLVLWFWLALKPAKALLLGFDLGVLIYLAELTLLFCTTTSPDVMRGQARKQDTGRWGVLWTALILTGFVALALTTEMSGAKGGDAKALVIAAGTIVLSWLFLNVMFGMHYAHGYYGDFGKKNEGLEFPGTEQPDYWDFMYFAIVIGMTFQVSDVQISSRYLRRVALLHSVIAFFFNVFIIAISVNIAAGLAG; translated from the coding sequence ATGAGCACCGCACCGGACGATACCCGCCCGCACGCCCGCGGTTTCATTCCCTTCCGGGTGCTGCGGGCGCGGCCACGACTGATGATTGCCGGCGCGCTGGCGCTCACCGCCGGACTGGTGTTGTGGTTCTGGCTGGCGCTGAAGCCGGCCAAGGCCTTGCTATTGGGATTCGACCTGGGCGTGCTGATCTATCTCGCCGAGCTCACGCTGCTGTTCTGCACGACGACCTCACCCGACGTGATGCGTGGCCAGGCCCGCAAGCAGGACACCGGACGCTGGGGTGTGCTGTGGACGGCGCTGATACTGACCGGCTTCGTCGCACTCGCGCTGACCACTGAAATGAGCGGCGCCAAGGGCGGTGATGCCAAGGCGCTGGTGATTGCCGCCGGGACCATCGTTCTTTCGTGGCTGTTCCTCAACGTGATGTTCGGCATGCATTACGCACACGGCTACTATGGCGACTTCGGCAAGAAGAACGAAGGGCTGGAGTTTCCCGGCACCGAGCAGCCCGATTACTGGGACTTCATGTATTTCGCCATCGTGATAGGCATGACCTTCCAGGTCTCCGATGTGCAGATCAGCAGCCGCTATCTGCGACGCGTGGCCTTGCTGCACAGCGTGATCGCGTTCTTCTTCAACGTGTTCATCATTGCGATCAGCGTGAATATCGCGGCCGGGCTGGCGGGCTGA
- a CDS encoding 3'-5' exonuclease, producing MTSGEKRFSERLEQKLEDDYLLWHDVAIGPKQRRPDFIVFHPRRGLLVLEVKDWKHDSIQQADRTLFTMITGSSSVKEHNPLMQARDGANEIAKVLQQDPALCYPPGHAYEGKLQMPLGYGVVLANISRKHYEAGQLESALPAHLVICQDEMYESVESEDFQERLWAMFPQVFPTALTLPQIDRVRWHLFPEIRVEAGEGQFGLFSTGARGKVNKVGIPDLIQVMDAQQESLARSLGDEHRIIHGVAGSGKTMILGFRAMELARTLSKPILVLCYNTALAARLEQLMGERGLSDKVQVYNFHKWCRSMLTAYHVPMPEEGPHVAEELPPAVIAGVDSGQIPRFQYGAVLIDEGHDFEPEWYKLIVQMIDPNTNSLLVLYDDAQNIYGQANRKKLSWKSLGVQAQGRTTILKLNYRNTLEILAVARGFANELLLGRDEDEDGVPLVEPQSAGRRGALPELIRVERQKDQLPAIIQRLRDEQAGGRRLSDMAVIFRNAWEGEKLHEALQQAGIASQLAEGNGSSSLFVVDDTVKLITMHSSKGLEFPLVIIPGLGSLPKPGKNEGEEARLLYVAMTRATERLVMIHHDDSIFSQRIRNSINEVQQQLAST from the coding sequence ATGACCAGCGGCGAGAAGCGCTTCTCCGAGCGGCTGGAGCAGAAGCTCGAAGACGATTACCTGCTGTGGCACGACGTGGCCATCGGGCCGAAACAGCGTCGCCCCGACTTCATCGTGTTCCATCCGCGCCGCGGTTTGCTGGTGCTGGAGGTGAAGGACTGGAAGCACGACAGCATCCAGCAGGCGGACCGCACCCTGTTCACCATGATCACTGGCAGCAGCAGCGTGAAGGAGCACAACCCGCTGATGCAGGCTCGCGACGGTGCCAACGAGATCGCCAAGGTGCTCCAGCAGGACCCGGCGTTGTGCTATCCGCCCGGGCACGCCTACGAAGGCAAGCTGCAGATGCCGCTGGGCTACGGCGTGGTGCTCGCCAACATCAGCCGCAAGCACTACGAGGCCGGGCAGCTGGAGTCGGCGCTTCCCGCGCACCTCGTCATCTGCCAGGACGAGATGTACGAATCGGTGGAGTCGGAAGATTTCCAGGAACGCCTGTGGGCGATGTTCCCGCAGGTGTTCCCCACCGCGCTGACGCTGCCGCAGATCGACCGCGTGCGCTGGCATCTGTTCCCGGAAATCCGCGTGGAAGCGGGCGAAGGCCAGTTCGGCCTGTTCAGCACCGGCGCCCGTGGCAAGGTGAACAAGGTCGGCATACCCGATCTCATCCAGGTGATGGATGCCCAGCAGGAATCGCTGGCGCGCTCGCTGGGTGACGAGCATCGCATCATTCACGGCGTGGCCGGCTCGGGCAAGACCATGATCCTGGGCTTCCGCGCGATGGAACTGGCGCGCACGCTGTCCAAGCCCATCCTGGTGCTCTGCTACAACACGGCACTGGCGGCGCGACTGGAACAGCTCATGGGCGAGCGCGGCCTGAGCGACAAGGTGCAGGTGTACAACTTCCACAAGTGGTGCCGCAGCATGCTCACGGCCTACCACGTGCCGATGCCCGAAGAAGGCCCGCATGTGGCGGAGGAGCTGCCGCCGGCCGTCATCGCCGGCGTGGACAGCGGACAGATTCCGCGCTTCCAGTACGGCGCCGTGCTGATCGACGAAGGCCACGACTTCGAGCCCGAGTGGTACAAGCTGATCGTGCAGATGATCGACCCCAACACCAACTCCCTGCTGGTGTTGTACGACGATGCACAGAACATCTACGGCCAGGCCAACCGCAAGAAACTCAGCTGGAAGAGCCTGGGCGTGCAGGCACAGGGCCGCACCACCATCCTGAAACTCAACTACCGCAACACGCTGGAGATCCTCGCCGTGGCGCGCGGCTTTGCCAACGAGCTGTTGCTGGGTCGCGACGAAGACGAAGATGGCGTCCCGCTGGTGGAACCGCAGAGCGCGGGCCGTCGCGGCGCACTCCCCGAACTCATCCGCGTGGAACGGCAGAAAGATCAGCTGCCCGCGATCATCCAGCGCCTGCGCGACGAACAGGCGGGCGGACGCCGCCTGTCGGATATGGCAGTGATCTTCCGCAATGCCTGGGAAGGCGAAAAGCTGCACGAGGCACTGCAGCAGGCCGGCATCGCCAGCCAGCTCGCCGAAGGCAACGGCAGCAGCTCACTGTTCGTGGTCGACGACACGGTGAAACTCATCACCATGCACTCCAGCAAGGGCCTGGAGTTTCCGCTGGTGATCATCCCGGGACTCGGCTCCCTGCCCAAGCCGGGCAAGAACGAAGGCGAGGAAGCGCGCCTGCTCTATGTCGCGATGACGCGTGCGACGGAGCGACTGGTGATGATCCATCACGACGATTCCATCTTCAGCCAGCGCATCCGCAACTCCATCAACGAGGTACAGCAGCAACTCGCCAGCACGTGA
- a CDS encoding oxygenase MpaB family protein, with amino-acid sequence MSSPWTLLTRPAREPIRRWVLGAFPRGGGGHVDYDHPPGDPGLFGADSATWRVHADFPGMLAGGLAALMLQTLHPLALAGVWDHSNFRDDLVGRLRRTTSFVSGTTYAPVDQAQMLIERVKHIHAQVKGVGEDGRPYAADDPDLLTWVHVTEAYSFLQGYRRYSHITLPAGAADRYYDEVRRVAEALGAREVPRSEAQITAYFRRMRPELHFTARSREVLDVLYRVRLPVPVAGLSRDVFLQAGAALLPPWADALLERTPLQRAQSRLAARALWSVAPVFRMALHDGIASHACARVGVPAQTLLHWR; translated from the coding sequence ATGTCTTCCCCCTGGACCCTGCTGACCCGCCCTGCCCGCGAACCCATCCGACGCTGGGTACTGGGCGCGTTTCCGCGCGGTGGCGGCGGGCACGTGGACTACGATCATCCGCCCGGCGACCCCGGGCTGTTCGGCGCGGACAGCGCCACGTGGCGCGTGCACGCGGACTTCCCCGGCATGCTCGCCGGCGGCCTGGCCGCACTGATGCTGCAGACCCTGCATCCGCTCGCGCTGGCCGGCGTGTGGGATCACTCCAACTTCCGCGACGATCTGGTCGGACGCCTGCGCCGCACCACCTCGTTTGTCAGCGGCACCACGTATGCGCCCGTGGACCAGGCGCAGATGCTGATCGAGCGGGTGAAGCACATCCACGCGCAGGTAAAGGGTGTTGGCGAAGATGGACGGCCATACGCCGCGGATGATCCGGACCTGCTGACCTGGGTGCACGTCACCGAGGCTTACAGCTTCCTGCAGGGTTACCGCCGTTACAGCCACATCACCCTGCCTGCGGGTGCGGCCGATCGTTACTACGACGAAGTGCGACGCGTGGCCGAAGCGCTCGGCGCCCGGGAGGTGCCGCGTTCGGAAGCACAGATCACGGCGTACTTCCGGCGCATGCGCCCCGAGCTGCACTTCACGGCCCGATCGCGTGAAGTACTCGATGTGCTGTATCGGGTACGACTCCCGGTGCCCGTAGCCGGCTTGTCGCGCGATGTGTTCCTGCAGGCCGGTGCAGCCCTGCTGCCGCCATGGGCAGATGCACTGCTGGAGCGCACGCCACTGCAACGCGCGCAGTCGCGACTGGCGGCGCGGGCACTCTGGTCGGTGGCACCGGTATTCCGCATGGCGCTGCACGATGGCATCGCCAGCCACGCCTGCGCGCGCGTCGGCGTGCCGGCGCAAACCCTGCTCCACTGGCGCTGA
- a CDS encoding GNAT family N-acetyltransferase — protein MFAEINHNSRAHRFETKVDGVPCVLDYTLESGVMTITHTIVPSAVGGRGIASNLVRTALDMAREEHWKVDPACSYSEIWMTRHPEYQDLHV, from the coding sequence ATGTTTGCCGAGATCAATCACAATTCCAGGGCCCACCGTTTTGAAACCAAGGTGGATGGCGTGCCCTGCGTGCTGGACTACACGCTCGAAAGCGGCGTGATGACCATTACCCACACCATCGTGCCGTCCGCGGTGGGCGGGCGCGGGATTGCCTCCAACCTCGTGCGCACCGCGCTGGACATGGCGCGTGAGGAGCACTGGAAGGTCGATCCGGCCTGTTCCTATTCCGAGATCTGGATGACCCGTCATCCCGAGTATCAGGACCTGCACGTCTGA
- a CDS encoding NAD(P)/FAD-dependent oxidoreductase: MKVDVLVIGAGAAGLMCAIVAGQRGRSVLVVDHANKVGKKILMSGGGRCNFTNMGVTPACYLSANPHFAKSALARYTPWDFIAMVEKHRIAYHEKELGQLFCDESSKLIVRMLLDECTQAGVRIETSCGVKRVRKTEEGFSVITANGEVHAQSLVIATGGLSIPTMGATGFGYELARQFGHAVLPTRAGLVPLTLSGKHQERYHDLSGVALPMVEARVGKHAFRAGMLFTHRGISGPAVLQISSYWQPGDDLRIDLSPGLDLAEWLQEQRAARPAAELKNVLGDALPRRLAQRLCELWFESRPMRQYREAELKNIGEQLHDWPIVASGTEGYRTAEVTLGGVDTDGVSSSTMQSKLVPGLFFVGEVVDVTGWLGGYNFQWAWASGHAAGEVA, translated from the coding sequence GTGAAAGTGGATGTACTGGTCATTGGCGCCGGCGCTGCCGGCCTGATGTGCGCCATCGTGGCCGGCCAGCGCGGGCGCAGCGTGCTGGTGGTGGATCATGCCAACAAGGTCGGCAAGAAGATCCTGATGTCGGGCGGCGGGCGCTGCAATTTCACCAATATGGGCGTCACACCGGCCTGCTACCTGTCGGCCAATCCCCATTTCGCCAAGTCCGCGCTGGCGCGCTATACGCCGTGGGATTTCATCGCCATGGTGGAAAAACACCGCATTGCCTATCACGAGAAGGAACTCGGCCAGCTGTTCTGCGACGAATCCTCCAAGCTGATCGTGCGCATGTTGCTGGACGAGTGCACGCAGGCCGGCGTACGCATCGAGACCTCCTGCGGCGTCAAGCGCGTGCGCAAGACGGAGGAGGGCTTCAGCGTGATCACCGCCAACGGTGAGGTGCACGCGCAATCGCTGGTGATCGCCACCGGCGGCCTGTCGATTCCCACCATGGGCGCCACCGGGTTCGGCTACGAGCTGGCTCGGCAGTTCGGCCACGCGGTGCTGCCCACGCGTGCTGGGCTGGTGCCGTTGACGCTCAGCGGCAAGCATCAGGAGCGCTATCACGACCTGTCTGGCGTGGCCTTGCCGATGGTGGAAGCCCGCGTCGGCAAGCACGCGTTCCGCGCGGGCATGTTGTTCACGCATCGCGGCATCAGCGGCCCCGCCGTGCTGCAGATTTCCTCGTACTGGCAGCCGGGCGACGATCTGCGCATCGACCTGTCGCCGGGGCTGGATCTCGCCGAATGGCTGCAGGAGCAGCGCGCCGCGCGGCCTGCGGCGGAACTGAAGAACGTGCTGGGCGATGCATTGCCGCGCAGGCTGGCCCAGCGCCTGTGCGAGCTGTGGTTCGAGAGCAGGCCCATGCGCCAGTACCGCGAAGCGGAACTGAAGAACATCGGTGAGCAGCTGCACGACTGGCCCATTGTCGCCAGCGGCACGGAAGGTTATCGCACGGCGGAGGTGACGCTTGGTGGCGTGGATACCGATGGCGTGTCCTCATCCACCATGCAATCGAAGCTCGTGCCGGGCCTGTTCTTTGTCGGCGAAGTGGTCGACGTGACCGGCTGGCTGGGCGGCTACAACTTCCAGTGGGCGTGGGCATCGGGTCACGCGGCGGGTGAAGTGGCGTGA
- a CDS encoding intradiol ring-cleavage dioxygenase: MKIHWNRRQFLQMCLGGFAALPFARIARALPDGRPACRLSAEQTEGPYYLDRALLRQDITEGKPGSPLALHFEVLDSRTCRPLSDTALEIWHCDAQGLYSGFTAMSPGGPGMGPSPGPPPGGRPPMGMPPGPPPGMAGGPHGGPPKSTPSDELTFLRGVQVADARGMVAFRTIFPGYYAGRCNHIHLKLHVGGRMQDGHYRGGKVVHTGQLFFSEATSLAAMAGTDYQRHGIERTTLSEDNVYTTQNGSQSIAAMSRNGDMQVATLTLAVDPSAISHESMP; the protein is encoded by the coding sequence GTGAAGATCCACTGGAATCGACGGCAATTTCTGCAGATGTGCCTGGGCGGGTTCGCCGCCCTCCCCTTCGCCCGCATCGCACGCGCCTTGCCGGATGGACGTCCGGCCTGCCGCCTGAGCGCGGAACAGACCGAAGGTCCGTATTACCTGGATCGCGCGCTGCTGCGCCAGGACATCACCGAGGGCAAACCCGGCTCGCCGCTGGCATTGCATTTTGAAGTGCTCGACAGCCGCACCTGCCGGCCGTTGAGCGATACCGCGCTGGAAATCTGGCACTGCGATGCGCAGGGCCTGTATTCGGGCTTCACCGCGATGTCGCCGGGTGGCCCCGGCATGGGACCATCGCCGGGACCGCCACCCGGCGGCCGGCCACCCATGGGCATGCCGCCCGGTCCGCCGCCCGGCATGGCGGGTGGCCCGCACGGTGGGCCGCCGAAGAGCACGCCGTCCGATGAGCTGACCTTCCTGCGCGGCGTGCAGGTCGCCGATGCGCGAGGCATGGTGGCATTCCGCACGATCTTCCCCGGCTACTACGCCGGACGCTGCAACCACATCCACCTGAAGCTGCACGTGGGCGGTCGGATGCAGGATGGCCACTACCGTGGCGGCAAGGTCGTACACACGGGCCAACTGTTCTTTTCCGAAGCCACGTCGCTCGCCGCCATGGCCGGAACCGACTACCAGCGTCACGGCATTGAGCGCACCACGTTGTCAGAGGACAACGTCTACACCACCCAGAATGGCAGCCAGTCCATCGCTGCGATGTCCCGCAACGGCGACATGCAGGTGGCGACACTGACGCTGGCGGTCGACCCCAGCGCCATCAGCCACGAAAGCATGCCCTGA
- a CDS encoding OsmC family protein: MKRKAAAVWSGGLKEGTGTISTGTGILHDAPYGFRSRFEDAPGTNPEELLGAAHAGCYSMALALGLEQAGHPANRIETRAVVSLDNDGDGFSITTIDLTCRAKVPGMDAATFDRIARATKEGCPVSKVLKATINLDATLED, translated from the coding sequence ATGAAAAGGAAAGCTGCTGCCGTCTGGTCGGGCGGCCTGAAGGAAGGCACCGGTACGATATCCACTGGCACCGGCATCCTGCACGACGCGCCATACGGATTTCGCTCACGCTTTGAAGACGCCCCCGGCACCAACCCGGAAGAACTGCTCGGTGCGGCTCATGCGGGCTGCTACAGCATGGCGCTCGCTCTGGGCCTTGAGCAGGCCGGGCACCCGGCCAACCGCATCGAAACCCGCGCGGTGGTGAGCCTGGACAACGACGGCGATGGTTTCTCCATCACCACCATCGATCTCACCTGCCGTGCGAAAGTGCCGGGCATGGATGCGGCCACTTTCGACCGCATCGCCCGCGCCACGAAAGAAGGCTGCCCGGTTTCCAAGGTGCTCAAGGCCACCATCAACCTCGACGCGACACTGGAAGACTGA